A section of the Kribbella sp. HUAS MG21 genome encodes:
- a CDS encoding SRPBCC family protein, translating to MKLEHKFVVPATVEQTWSAFNDLERVVPCFPGATLESYEGDDFTGSCKVKLGPVSLQYSGNGTFVERDESDHHAVIEAKGKDKRGNGTASARVTTRLTAGPDGTTEVSVDTDLTITGRPAQFGRGLIQDVSNRLLDEFTACLKTKLGTSVEEEPVREPTSPLESDAVVLDLGNTLLPALARRAAPYLIGAVLALLVRRLFRR from the coding sequence GTGAAGCTCGAGCACAAGTTCGTCGTACCGGCCACGGTCGAGCAGACCTGGTCCGCGTTCAACGACCTCGAAAGGGTGGTGCCATGTTTCCCCGGCGCCACCCTGGAGTCGTACGAAGGCGACGACTTCACCGGCTCGTGCAAGGTGAAGCTCGGGCCGGTGTCGTTGCAGTACTCGGGCAACGGCACCTTCGTCGAGCGTGACGAGAGCGATCATCACGCCGTGATCGAGGCCAAGGGCAAGGACAAGCGCGGCAACGGTACGGCGAGCGCGCGGGTCACCACCCGCCTGACCGCCGGGCCAGACGGGACTACCGAGGTCAGCGTCGACACCGACCTGACCATCACCGGTCGTCCCGCTCAGTTCGGCCGCGGCCTCATCCAGGACGTCTCGAACAGGCTCCTCGACGAGTTCACCGCCTGCTTGAAGACCAAGCTGGGCACGTCTGTGGAAGAGGAGCCTGTCCGAGAGCCGACAAGCCCACTGGAGTCCGATGCCGTGGTACTCGACCTCGGCAACACACTGCTCCCGGCACTGGCCCGCCGCGCAGCGCCGTACCTGATCGGGGCTGTCCTGGCGTTGCTCGTACGCCGGCTGTTCCGCCGCTGA
- a CDS encoding xanthine dehydrogenase family protein subunit M translates to MIPAAFEYFAPTTVDEALGLLREHDDAKVLAGGQSLMPALRLRLAAPEVIVDIQKIDDLQGVRDDGDALVIGAMTPHSVVQSDPLVGEHARLISLATATIGDPQIRHRGTFGGSLAHADPAADLPAVAVALEASFVIAGAEGRRTVPAAEFFQGVFSTALGEDELLVEVRVPKYTGWGAHYEKFNRVAQAWSIVSVAAAVRLDGDRIAEARVGLGNMGATPVRATAVEAALVGQPATADAVREAAARAADGTSPTSDLNGDADYRRHLATVLTRRAVLAAAGTT, encoded by the coding sequence ATGATCCCGGCGGCGTTCGAGTACTTCGCTCCCACGACGGTCGACGAGGCGCTCGGGTTGCTGCGCGAGCACGACGACGCGAAGGTGCTCGCGGGCGGGCAGAGCCTGATGCCGGCGTTGCGGCTGCGGCTGGCGGCGCCGGAGGTGATTGTCGACATTCAGAAGATCGACGATCTACAGGGCGTGCGGGACGACGGCGACGCGCTGGTGATCGGCGCGATGACCCCGCACAGCGTGGTGCAGTCCGATCCGCTGGTCGGCGAGCACGCCCGACTGATCTCGTTGGCCACGGCAACGATCGGTGATCCGCAGATCCGGCACCGCGGTACGTTCGGCGGGTCGCTGGCGCACGCGGATCCGGCGGCGGACCTGCCCGCGGTCGCGGTCGCGCTGGAGGCGTCCTTCGTCATCGCGGGCGCCGAGGGACGGCGTACGGTGCCCGCCGCGGAGTTCTTCCAGGGCGTGTTCAGTACGGCGCTCGGCGAGGACGAGCTGCTGGTGGAGGTGCGGGTGCCGAAGTATACCGGGTGGGGCGCGCACTACGAGAAGTTCAACCGGGTCGCGCAGGCCTGGTCGATCGTGTCGGTCGCGGCGGCGGTCCGGCTGGACGGCGACAGGATCGCGGAGGCGCGGGTCGGGCTCGGCAACATGGGCGCGACGCCGGTACGGGCGACCGCGGTCGAGGCGGCTCTGGTGGGGCAGCCGGCGACCGCGGACGCCGTACGGGAGGCCGCGGCGCGGGCGGCGGACGGGACGTCGCCGACGAGTGATCTGAACGGCGACGCGGACTACCGGCGGCATCTCGCCACGGTGCTCACCCGGCGGGCGGTCCTGGCAGCGGCAGGTACGACGTGA
- a CDS encoding xanthine dehydrogenase family protein molybdopterin-binding subunit: MTATEERRAAEVGAPRRRKEDARLITGRTRWTDNIVLPGMQHLAMVRSPFAHARITSIDTEAAKAASGVVAVITGADIADEQGALPNAWAVIPDQKAPTHPSMAVDHVAFAGEIVAMVIARTPAEANDAADLVDVDYEELAPALDLKAAARDEVLAHPDLGTNVSAVWSYDSAEAGNGEDVEAAIAAARDGGIVIEQEFRQQRLIPAFMEPRSIVVDPTTEQMTVWSSTQVPHFVKIFIALVLGIPESKIRVIAPDVGGGFGGKLQFTPEEVLTVIAARRTGKPCKYSESRSESLMSAHHGRDQWQQLTLAANADGTVTGLKVELIADMGAYLGLVTSAIPLLGAFMYNGIYKFPAYHLGITNVFTNKTWTDAYRGAGRPEATYAIERLMDELAARVGADPLEIREKNWIKHDEFPFTTVSGLRYDSGNYEAATAKARELFRYDDLRAEQVRRRESGDPVQLGIGVSTFTEMCGLAPSRWLGSMGYVGGGWEHASVRMLPTGKVEVVTGTSPHGQGHETAWSQLVADRLGVPFEDVEVLHGDTQVAVRGLDTYGSRSLAVGGMAVLAAADKVVERAKPIAAQLLEANPDDLEFTAGRYGVRGTDAGMTMAELAFAVFQGHKLDGSAEACLDADATLDPEDFSFPHGTHLCAVEVDTETGGTKIRSYVCVDDVGVVVNPLIVEGQVHGGLAQGIAQALYEEAVHDETGTLVTGSFDQYLVPGAPDLPAFETARTETPATTNQLGVKGVGEAGTIASTPAVVNAIVDALRPLGVTDVPMPCTPYRVWKAIQEGGQNKEAGS; encoded by the coding sequence ATGACGGCGACCGAGGAACGGCGTGCGGCCGAGGTCGGTGCGCCGCGGCGGCGCAAGGAGGACGCTCGGCTGATCACCGGGCGGACCCGCTGGACCGACAACATCGTGCTGCCCGGGATGCAGCACCTCGCGATGGTGCGCAGCCCGTTCGCGCACGCCCGGATCACCTCCATCGACACCGAGGCCGCCAAAGCCGCGTCCGGCGTCGTGGCCGTGATCACCGGCGCCGACATCGCCGACGAACAAGGCGCCCTGCCGAACGCGTGGGCCGTCATCCCCGACCAGAAGGCCCCCACGCACCCGTCCATGGCGGTCGACCACGTCGCGTTCGCCGGCGAGATCGTCGCGATGGTGATCGCGCGCACGCCGGCCGAGGCGAACGACGCGGCCGACCTGGTGGACGTCGACTACGAGGAACTCGCACCCGCCCTCGACCTCAAGGCAGCGGCCCGCGACGAGGTACTGGCGCATCCGGACCTCGGGACGAACGTGTCCGCGGTCTGGTCGTACGACTCCGCCGAGGCCGGCAACGGCGAAGACGTCGAGGCAGCGATCGCGGCCGCCCGCGACGGCGGGATCGTGATCGAGCAGGAGTTCCGCCAGCAACGGCTGATCCCCGCGTTCATGGAGCCGCGGTCGATTGTCGTCGATCCGACAACTGAACAAATGACCGTGTGGTCGTCGACCCAGGTGCCGCACTTCGTGAAGATCTTCATCGCGCTCGTGCTCGGCATCCCGGAGAGCAAGATCCGGGTGATCGCGCCGGACGTCGGCGGCGGTTTCGGCGGCAAGCTCCAGTTCACGCCGGAAGAGGTACTGACGGTCATCGCGGCCCGCCGTACCGGGAAGCCCTGTAAATACAGCGAGTCCAGGTCCGAGTCGCTGATGTCCGCGCACCACGGCCGCGACCAGTGGCAGCAGCTGACCCTCGCCGCGAACGCCGACGGCACGGTCACCGGCCTGAAGGTGGAACTGATCGCGGACATGGGCGCGTACCTCGGCCTGGTCACCTCGGCGATCCCGCTGCTCGGCGCGTTCATGTACAACGGCATCTACAAGTTCCCGGCGTACCACCTCGGCATCACCAACGTGTTCACGAACAAGACCTGGACCGACGCGTACCGCGGCGCCGGCCGGCCCGAGGCGACGTACGCGATCGAACGCCTGATGGACGAGCTGGCCGCCCGCGTCGGCGCCGACCCGCTGGAGATCCGGGAGAAGAACTGGATCAAGCACGACGAGTTCCCGTTCACGACGGTGTCCGGGCTGCGGTACGACTCCGGCAACTACGAGGCCGCGACCGCCAAGGCGCGCGAGCTGTTCCGGTACGACGACCTGCGCGCGGAGCAGGTCCGGCGCCGCGAGTCGGGCGACCCGGTGCAGCTGGGGATCGGCGTGTCCACGTTCACCGAGATGTGCGGGCTCGCGCCGTCGCGCTGGCTCGGCTCGATGGGGTACGTCGGCGGCGGCTGGGAGCACGCGTCGGTGCGGATGCTGCCGACCGGGAAGGTCGAGGTGGTGACCGGGACCAGCCCGCACGGTCAGGGCCACGAGACCGCGTGGAGCCAACTGGTCGCGGACCGGTTGGGCGTGCCGTTCGAGGACGTCGAAGTACTGCACGGTGACACACAGGTCGCCGTACGCGGGCTGGACACGTACGGCTCGCGGTCGCTGGCGGTCGGCGGGATGGCGGTGCTGGCCGCCGCGGACAAGGTGGTCGAGAGGGCGAAGCCGATCGCGGCGCAGCTGCTGGAGGCGAACCCGGACGACCTCGAGTTCACCGCTGGCCGGTACGGCGTCCGCGGGACCGACGCCGGGATGACGATGGCGGAGCTGGCGTTCGCGGTGTTCCAGGGGCACAAGCTGGACGGCTCCGCGGAGGCGTGCCTGGACGCGGACGCGACGCTCGACCCGGAGGACTTCTCATTCCCGCACGGCACGCACTTGTGCGCGGTCGAGGTCGACACCGAGACCGGTGGGACCAAGATCCGGTCGTACGTCTGCGTCGACGACGTCGGGGTGGTGGTGAACCCGTTGATCGTCGAGGGCCAGGTGCACGGCGGGCTGGCGCAGGGCATCGCGCAGGCGCTGTACGAGGAAGCGGTGCACGACGAGACCGGGACGCTGGTCACCGGGTCGTTCGACCAGTACCTGGTACCGGGAGCTCCGGATCTGCCGGCTTTCGAGACCGCGCGGACCGAGACGCCGGCGACGACGAACCAGCTCGGCGTGAAGGGCGTCGGCGAGGCCGGCACGATCGCGTCGACTCCGGCTGTCGTCAATGCGATTGTCGACGCGCTGCGTCCGCTGGGCGTCACCGACGTACCGATGCCTTGTACGCCGTACCGCGTGTGGAAGGCGATCCAGGAAGGCGGCCAGAACAAGGAGGCAGGGTCATGA
- a CDS encoding (2Fe-2S)-binding protein: MTRITVKVDGSSFTDEVEPRTLLVHYLREQLGKTGTVVGCDTSNCGACTVHLDGRSVKSCSLLAVQADGHEVTTIEGLATNGQLHPMQQAFHENHALQCGYCTPGMIMQSLDLIADNPNADDEEIRHGLEGNLCRCTGYQNIVKAVRACAATAAGRPGPVDEPSAAGGVS; this comes from the coding sequence ATGACCCGGATCACGGTGAAGGTCGACGGAAGCAGCTTCACGGACGAGGTGGAGCCGCGCACGCTGCTGGTGCACTATCTGCGCGAGCAACTGGGGAAGACGGGCACCGTGGTCGGCTGCGACACCAGCAACTGCGGCGCCTGCACGGTTCACCTGGACGGGCGCAGCGTGAAGTCCTGCTCGCTGCTCGCGGTCCAGGCCGACGGCCACGAGGTCACCACGATCGAAGGGCTCGCGACCAACGGGCAGCTGCACCCGATGCAGCAGGCGTTCCACGAGAACCACGCTTTGCAGTGCGGCTACTGCACGCCGGGGATGATCATGCAGTCCCTCGATCTGATTGCCGACAATCCGAATGCCGACGATGAGGAGATCCGGCACGGCCTCGAGGGCAACCTGTGCCGCTGCACCGGCTACCAGAACATCGTCAAGGCCGTCCGCGCCTGCGCGGCAACCGCTGCCGGCCGGCCAGGACCTGTCGACGAACCGAGTGCTGCCGGAGGTGTGTCATGA
- a CDS encoding XdhC/CoxI family protein, with the protein MRDVLDRLLAWWEAGESVAVGTVVATFESAPRPPGAVMLVGPGLEAVGSVSGGCVEGAVYQLGEEVLESGEPVLQRYGVSDESAFAVGLTCGGIIDIFVERVDRTSFPELGALAADITAGRPVAVATVVAHQDPARIGRRLVVRPAPDTAATPNVAAHGGPGAGSGVLASGGLGSDRADDAVADDARGLLASGRTETLEYGPDGQRRGEGMRVFVASYAPVPRMLVFGAIDFAAAVARLGSFLGYRVTVCDARAVFATASRFPFADEVVVDWPHRYVSAEAAAGRLDDRTVMCVLTHDPKFDVPLLEVALRLPQVAYIGAMGSRRTHDDRLKRLREAGLTEAELARLSSPIGLDLGARTPEETAVSIAAEIIAQRWGGAGQRLSAAAGPIHH; encoded by the coding sequence ATGCGTGACGTGCTCGACCGGTTGCTGGCGTGGTGGGAGGCGGGCGAATCGGTTGCCGTGGGCACCGTTGTCGCGACATTCGAGTCGGCGCCGCGGCCGCCTGGTGCGGTGATGCTGGTCGGTCCGGGGCTGGAGGCGGTCGGCAGTGTGTCGGGCGGCTGCGTCGAGGGCGCGGTCTACCAGTTGGGTGAGGAGGTCCTGGAGTCCGGCGAGCCCGTCCTGCAGCGGTACGGCGTGAGCGACGAGTCGGCCTTCGCTGTCGGTCTCACCTGCGGCGGCATCATCGACATCTTCGTCGAGCGGGTCGACCGTACGTCGTTCCCGGAACTGGGCGCGCTCGCTGCGGACATCACTGCCGGGCGCCCGGTCGCGGTCGCGACCGTCGTGGCCCATCAGGACCCGGCACGCATCGGCCGCCGCCTCGTCGTCCGCCCCGCACCGGACACCGCGGCGACGCCGAACGTCGCGGCGCACGGCGGTCCGGGCGCGGGGAGTGGGGTGCTGGCGAGTGGGGGACTGGGATCGGACCGGGCCGACGACGCGGTGGCCGACGATGCGCGTGGGTTGCTGGCCAGCGGGCGGACCGAGACGCTGGAGTACGGGCCGGACGGGCAGCGCCGCGGCGAGGGGATGCGCGTGTTCGTGGCGTCGTACGCCCCGGTGCCGCGGATGCTGGTGTTCGGGGCGATCGACTTCGCGGCGGCGGTCGCGCGGCTCGGGTCGTTCCTCGGGTACCGCGTCACGGTCTGCGACGCGCGCGCCGTGTTCGCGACCGCGTCCCGGTTCCCGTTCGCCGACGAGGTCGTCGTCGACTGGCCGCACCGGTACGTGTCGGCGGAGGCCGCGGCGGGACGGCTCGACGACCGGACGGTGATGTGTGTGCTGACGCACGACCCGAAGTTCGACGTACCGCTGCTGGAGGTCGCGCTGCGGTTGCCGCAGGTCGCGTACATCGGCGCGATGGGTTCGCGGCGGACGCACGACGACCGGCTGAAACGGTTGCGCGAGGCGGGCCTGACCGAGGCCGAACTGGCCCGGCTGTCGAGCCCGATCGGCCTCGACCTCGGCGCGCGGACGCCGGAGGAGACGGCGGTCAGCATCGCCGCCGAGATCATCGCCCAGCGCTGGGGCGGCGCCGGGCAGCGGCTCTCGGCCGCGGCGGGACCCATCCACCACTGA
- a CDS encoding VWA domain-containing protein: MTATSSSAANGRAMPDLALAGFASALRYAGLGVTADRVQLFLQAVAALDATLTADVYWAGRAALCSGHDDTARYDEVFAAWFSGDRSRGVARRTPQTSVQAALDDDAAEGDGDRTLNVSASTTEVLRHRDVAELSAVDRAELARLFGTLRPRSPVRRATRQRPSHRGAIDPRRTLRAQLRQVGEPARVHYRRRGVRPRRVVVLIDVSGSMRPYADSLLRLAHTMVQQAPRTVEVFTIGTRLTRVTPALRRRDPELALRSAGDVVPDWSGGTRLGEVLKVFLDRWGQRGTARRAVVVVCSDGWERGDAALLGAQLERLAGLAHRVVWLNPHRGKRGYEPVQAGIVAVLPHLDDLVAGHSLASFAELLEVVADA; encoded by the coding sequence ATGACAGCCACCAGCTCCAGCGCCGCGAACGGTCGCGCGATGCCGGACCTGGCGCTGGCCGGGTTCGCGTCCGCGTTGCGCTACGCCGGACTGGGTGTGACGGCTGACCGCGTCCAGCTCTTCCTGCAGGCCGTCGCGGCGCTCGACGCGACGCTCACCGCCGACGTGTACTGGGCCGGCCGGGCCGCCCTCTGCAGCGGACACGACGACACCGCGCGGTACGACGAGGTGTTCGCGGCCTGGTTCTCCGGCGACCGGTCGCGCGGGGTGGCACGCCGTACGCCGCAAACCTCCGTCCAGGCGGCGCTCGACGACGACGCGGCCGAGGGCGATGGTGACCGGACGCTGAACGTCTCGGCGAGTACGACGGAAGTCCTGCGGCACCGTGATGTCGCCGAACTGTCCGCGGTCGACCGCGCCGAACTCGCGCGGCTCTTCGGCACGCTTCGGCCGCGGTCACCTGTCCGGCGGGCAACGCGGCAGCGGCCGTCGCACCGCGGCGCGATCGACCCGCGGCGCACGCTCCGCGCCCAGCTCCGCCAGGTCGGCGAACCGGCGCGCGTCCACTACCGCCGCCGGGGCGTCCGCCCACGACGGGTCGTCGTACTGATCGACGTCTCCGGATCCATGCGCCCGTACGCCGACAGCCTGTTGCGGCTCGCGCACACGATGGTCCAGCAGGCGCCGCGGACCGTCGAGGTCTTCACGATCGGCACGCGGCTCACCAGGGTGACGCCGGCGTTGCGGCGGCGCGATCCGGAGTTGGCGTTGCGGTCGGCGGGTGACGTCGTACCGGACTGGTCGGGCGGGACGCGGCTGGGTGAGGTACTGAAGGTGTTCCTGGACCGGTGGGGTCAGCGCGGTACGGCGCGGCGCGCGGTCGTCGTGGTGTGCAGCGACGGGTGGGAGCGGGGCGACGCCGCGTTGCTCGGTGCCCAGTTGGAGCGGCTCGCGGGGCTCGCGCACCGGGTGGTGTGGCTGAACCCGCACCGCGGCAAGCGCGGGTACGAGCCGGTGCAGGCCGGGATCGTCGCCGTCCTGCCGCATTTGGACGATCTCGTCGCCGGGCACAGCCTGGCGAGCTTCGCGGAACTGCTGGAGGTGGTGGCCGATGCGTGA
- a CDS encoding MoxR family ATPase: MNAVGSATELAGRLRATGYLAGAGLATVGYLALALHRPLLLEGEPGTGKTSLAAAIAEALDLDLIRLQCYEGIDASQALYDWDFPRQILHLRTVEATTTDAAVEEVEKSLFDERFLLSRPVLRALRESPAVLLVDEIDRADDEFEAFLLEVLSTYEVTVPELGTIAAKVPPIVVLTSNRTREVHDALKRRCLYHWIDHPGLAREIEIVRTRLPEVSERLAEQVTRSVQRMRDLDLLKPPGVAETLDWARALDALGADVLDVETAAATLGAVLKYREDTDRVRESLDRLLAS; the protein is encoded by the coding sequence GTGAACGCCGTCGGCTCGGCCACCGAACTGGCCGGGCGGTTGCGGGCGACCGGGTATCTGGCCGGTGCGGGCCTGGCCACGGTCGGGTATCTCGCGCTCGCGCTGCATCGCCCGCTGCTCCTGGAAGGCGAGCCCGGCACCGGCAAGACCTCTCTGGCCGCGGCGATCGCCGAGGCGCTCGACCTCGACCTGATCCGGCTGCAGTGCTACGAGGGCATCGACGCCTCGCAGGCGCTCTACGACTGGGACTTCCCCCGCCAGATCCTGCATCTGCGGACCGTCGAGGCGACCACCACCGACGCCGCCGTCGAGGAGGTCGAGAAGAGCCTGTTCGACGAGCGGTTCCTGCTGTCCCGCCCGGTACTGCGTGCCCTCCGCGAGAGTCCCGCCGTACTGCTCGTCGACGAGATCGACCGCGCGGACGACGAGTTCGAGGCGTTCCTGCTCGAGGTGCTGTCGACGTACGAGGTGACCGTTCCCGAGCTCGGCACGATCGCCGCGAAGGTCCCGCCGATCGTCGTCCTCACCTCGAACCGCACCCGCGAGGTGCACGACGCCCTCAAGCGCCGGTGCCTCTACCACTGGATCGACCATCCCGGCCTCGCCCGCGAGATCGAGATCGTCCGCACCCGCCTGCCCGAGGTCTCCGAACGCCTCGCCGAACAGGTCACCCGGTCGGTGCAGCGGATGCGCGACCTCGACCTGCTCAAGCCGCCCGGTGTCGCCGAGACGCTGGACTGGGCGCGCGCCCTCGACGCGCTCGGCGCCGACGTCCTCGACGTGGAGACCGCGGCCGCGACGCTCGGCGCGGTGCTCAAGTACCGGGAGGACACCGACCGCGTCCGCGAATCCCTCGACCGGCTGCTGGCGAGCTGA
- a CDS encoding nucleotidyltransferase family protein, which yields MKNAGATDAQAGARVAGLVLAAGAGRRMGRPKALVRDPDGIPWVVGTSRLLAESGCSPVVVVIGAAATETRAALLNEPVDVVEATDWTEGKGASLRAGLHQTSGLREVDAVMVVPVDVPGLTPAVVRRVAERARVDGLVRATYQGQPGHPVVIGRAHWDGVIVSARGDEGGRTYLRDHRAELVECADLTDGSDVDTPDDLPSGHS from the coding sequence GTGAAGAACGCGGGCGCCACGGACGCACAAGCCGGCGCGCGGGTTGCTGGTCTGGTGCTGGCTGCTGGTGCCGGCCGTCGCATGGGGCGGCCGAAGGCGCTGGTCCGCGACCCCGACGGCATCCCGTGGGTCGTGGGCACGTCCCGGCTGCTCGCGGAGTCCGGCTGCTCCCCGGTGGTGGTCGTCATCGGCGCCGCTGCCACCGAGACCCGAGCCGCACTGCTGAACGAGCCGGTCGACGTAGTCGAGGCCACCGACTGGACAGAAGGCAAAGGGGCCTCACTGAGAGCGGGACTCCACCAAACGTCGGGCTTACGTGAGGTCGACGCAGTGATGGTCGTGCCCGTAGACGTCCCCGGCCTGACGCCGGCCGTCGTACGGCGGGTCGCGGAGCGGGCGCGCGTGGACGGGCTCGTACGGGCGACGTACCAAGGCCAACCTGGGCACCCCGTGGTGATCGGGCGTGCGCACTGGGACGGGGTGATCGTGTCCGCGCGCGGGGACGAGGGCGGTCGGACGTACCTGCGGGACCACCGGGCCGAACTGGTGGAATGCGCGGACCTCACCGACGGCTCCGACGTCGACACGCCGGACGACCTGCCGAGCGGCCACAGCTGA
- the nadA gene encoding quinolinate synthase NadA — protein MTTIADGSKSLPLLFLGQNTDPHSERGVECPGALPPASDPDLVERALKAKAALGDQVFVLGHHYQRDEVIQFADVTGDSFKLARDAAARPDAPYIVFCGVHFMAESADILTNDQQTVILPDLAAGCSMADMARIQQVEAAWDALADAGVADVTVPVTYMNSSADIKAFCGRNGGVVCTSSNAETALNWAFEQGEKVLFLPDQHLGRNTAVLQLGLSLDDCVVYDPHKPNGGLTNEQLAAARMILWRGHCSVHGRFTAESVDDVRARIPGVNVIVHPECRHEVVTKADRVGSTEYIINALEAAEPGTSWAVGTELNLVQRLAKHADKNIVFLDKTVCYCATMNRIDLPHFVWALENLVAGHVVNPIKVDADTEHYAKVALDRMLALPGKTARD, from the coding sequence GTGACGACGATCGCAGACGGCTCGAAGTCCCTTCCGCTGCTGTTCCTCGGGCAGAACACCGACCCGCACTCCGAGCGCGGCGTCGAGTGCCCGGGAGCTCTCCCGCCGGCGTCCGACCCGGACCTCGTCGAGCGGGCGCTCAAGGCGAAGGCGGCGCTGGGCGACCAGGTGTTCGTGCTCGGGCACCACTACCAGCGCGACGAGGTGATCCAGTTCGCGGACGTCACCGGCGACTCGTTCAAGCTCGCCCGCGACGCGGCCGCCCGGCCCGACGCGCCGTACATCGTGTTCTGCGGTGTGCACTTCATGGCCGAGTCGGCGGACATCCTCACCAACGACCAGCAGACCGTGATCCTCCCGGACCTCGCCGCCGGCTGCTCGATGGCGGACATGGCCCGCATCCAGCAGGTCGAGGCCGCGTGGGACGCGCTCGCGGACGCCGGCGTCGCGGACGTCACGGTGCCGGTCACGTACATGAACTCCAGCGCCGACATCAAGGCGTTCTGCGGCCGCAACGGCGGTGTCGTGTGTACGTCGAGCAACGCCGAGACCGCGCTGAACTGGGCGTTCGAGCAGGGCGAGAAGGTGCTCTTCCTCCCGGACCAGCACCTCGGCCGCAACACCGCCGTACTGCAGCTCGGTCTGTCGCTCGACGACTGCGTGGTCTACGACCCGCACAAGCCGAACGGCGGCCTGACGAACGAGCAACTCGCGGCCGCGAGGATGATCCTGTGGCGCGGGCACTGCTCGGTGCACGGCCGGTTCACCGCCGAGTCGGTCGACGACGTCCGCGCCCGGATCCCCGGCGTGAACGTGATCGTCCACCCCGAGTGCCGCCACGAGGTCGTCACCAAGGCCGATCGGGTCGGGTCGACGGAGTACATCATCAACGCCCTGGAGGCCGCCGAACCCGGTACGTCGTGGGCGGTCGGCACCGAGCTCAACCTGGTCCAGCGCCTGGCCAAGCACGCCGACAAGAACATCGTGTTCCTCGACAAGACGGTCTGCTACTGCGCCACGATGAACCGCATCGACCTCCCGCACTTCGTCTGGGCCCTCGAGAACCTGGTCGCCGGCCACGTCGTCAACCCGATCAAGGTCGACGCCGACACCGAGCACTACGCGAAGGTCGCCTTGGACCGCATGCTCGCGCTGCCCGGCAAAACCGCTCGCGACTGA
- a CDS encoding type IV toxin-antitoxin system AbiEi family antitoxin domain-containing protein, translating to MNARLKVIADNQGGVFSRAQALASGYTPDQVVACLRAGYWVRLRRGQYAENVDVSHLPPWERARWAHRQRTHAAMNSLRSGSVAASHQSALVLHGLPVWGLDLGLVHVSRVHGRSGGVVAGVQHHLGKLTPNDLTVLEGRLATTAGRAVLEAACTASFEAAVVGVDALLHAGGLNAADLHRLQEVIEFWPGSATARAALRFGDPLSESVGESRMRVFLYEYGFPTPVLQAEFRDRQGFVGRVDFYFPAYGLVIEFDGLLKYGGAAADVLVEEKRREDRLRALGLTVVRSVWSDLDHPATLAAALRRTFAAARRTA from the coding sequence GTGAACGCGCGACTCAAGGTGATCGCAGACAACCAGGGCGGGGTTTTCAGCCGCGCTCAGGCGCTGGCCAGCGGCTACACGCCCGATCAGGTCGTGGCCTGCCTGCGGGCCGGCTACTGGGTGCGGCTCCGACGCGGTCAGTACGCCGAAAATGTCGACGTCAGCCATCTCCCGCCCTGGGAACGCGCCAGATGGGCACATCGTCAGAGGACTCACGCGGCGATGAACTCCCTGCGCTCGGGTTCCGTAGCCGCGAGCCATCAATCGGCGCTCGTCCTGCATGGTCTGCCCGTGTGGGGGCTCGACCTAGGACTGGTGCATGTCAGCCGGGTTCACGGACGGTCCGGCGGGGTCGTTGCCGGCGTACAACATCATCTCGGCAAGCTGACCCCGAACGACCTGACCGTCCTCGAGGGGCGGCTCGCCACCACGGCAGGACGTGCGGTTCTCGAGGCTGCGTGTACGGCGTCCTTCGAGGCGGCCGTGGTCGGAGTCGACGCGCTCCTGCATGCTGGTGGACTGAACGCTGCGGACTTGCACCGGCTGCAGGAGGTCATCGAGTTCTGGCCGGGGAGTGCGACTGCGCGGGCGGCGCTGCGTTTCGGCGACCCGCTGAGCGAATCCGTCGGTGAGTCGCGGATGCGGGTCTTCTTGTACGAGTACGGCTTCCCGACGCCTGTGCTGCAGGCTGAGTTTCGCGACCGCCAGGGCTTTGTCGGCCGGGTCGACTTCTACTTCCCGGCATACGGCCTGGTGATCGAGTTCGACGGTCTGCTGAAGTACGGCGGGGCAGCGGCTGACGTGCTGGTCGAGGAGAAGCGCCGCGAGGACCGTCTCCGAGCACTTGGCCTGACGGTCGTCCGCAGCGTCTGGTCGGACCTGGACCACCCAGCCACCCTGGCGGCCGCCCTCCGCCGTACCTTCGCCGCCGCCCGCCGAACCGCCTGA